The DNA region ACATCGCCAACGCAAACACCACCGGCTTTAAAAGCGGACGGGCTGCGTTTCAGGACCTGATCTATCAATCGGTGCTGCAAGAAGGCGCGTTGACCTCAACCGATGGCACCGCCCGTCCGGTGGGGCTGAATGTGGGTCTTGGGGTGCAGGGCGCTGGCGTTGTGCGCTTGAACACCCAAGGGGGTCTCATTCAAACCGCCAACCAGCTGGATCTGGCCATCGAGGGCAACGGCTATTTTGTGGTCAACCGCCCGGATGGCACGCTAGCCTATACCCGTTCAGGTAATTTCAACCTGTCCGCCGAGGGCCAAATCGTGACCCTGGATGGCTACGAAGTTGATCCCGGCGTGAACGTGCCATCAGGCACCCGCGAAATCGCGATCAACGCCCAGGGCGTGGTCATGGCCTATGTCGATAATGAAACCACGCCGGTGGAACTGGGTCAGCTGAGCATGGCGACCTTTTTGAACGACGCCGGCATGAAGCCCATCGGCAACAACCTGCTCGAAGAAACCACCGCTTCGGGCGAGGCCACAACCGTTACCCCCGGCGATCCGGGTGTGGGGGTCATTCGTCAGGGACATCTGGAAAATTCCAACGTGAATATCATCCAGCAGATCACCGATCTGATTTCGGCTCAGCGGGCCTATGAGATGAACTCCAAATCCATCGAAACCGCAGATCAAATGCTGCAAACAGCCAATCAGATCAAATAGATGATGCAGCGGGCGCTTCATAAACTCCTAGCAGCGGTTGTCGCCACAACCCTGACCTGCGTCACCGCAGGCAGTGCCTTTGCGGCCCAGATCACCGATCTGATTGCCGAACGGGCCACGCAGGAATATGGCCCCGCCATGCCGGCAAATGGCAGGTTTTCGATCCGCATGGACCAGAGCCTGCCCGATAGTGGGGAATACATCCAGGAATTCTGGATTGATCGGGACACCGGCCAGTTTATCGCCAATATCATCACCGATCGCGGCGGCATTCAGCGGGTTTGGGGGCTGGCGGTGCTGACGGTGCCGGTGCCGGTTGTCAATCGCCGCATCATGCCCAATGAAATCATCGCAGCCACGGATGTGGAGACCATCGAAATGCCCTGGGCGCGGGTGCACGCATTTGCGGTGACCGAAGTCGCCCAATTGCAAGGCATGCAAGTGCGGCGCATGTTGTCGCCGGGTCGGCCGGTGCATCATCAATCGGTGATCCCGCCGATTGTCGTCTCGCGCGGGCAACGTGTAACGATCGAATTGCAGCATGGTCCGCTTAAGCTTTCGGCCATCGGCAAAGCCATTGGCGACGCCCACAAAGGACAGGAAGTCCGAGTTGTGAACCTTGCAAGTAACAAAACCATCATAGCCATCGCCCTTTCTGACGGCGTTGTGGAGGCCCAATTTTGACCCTTCGATCCGCATTTTTGTCCCGTAAAAAAGCGCGCTTTGTCACGCTGATTGCCACCGCGGCCCTCGTTGGGTTGGCCGGGTGTACCGAGAAATACAAAGAGCACCGTAATCCGCAATTCAGCGAAATGGATGCCGCCCCCATTGCCGAGGTCAACCGCATCAGCGTGCCAATGCCCGCAACAGAACCGCACCGCCGCGCGAAACGCGCCGAAGCCAGCAGCCTGTGGAGCCGTGGCACCAGCAGTTTCTTTGACGATCAACGCGCCCAAATGGTGGGCGATATTCTGACGGTGGTCATCAACATCAAAGATGACGCGCAACTGCGCAATCAGTCGGAACGCTCGCGCACCAGCACCCAGGACGTCAACGATCCTGTGTTCTTTGGCTATGGCGGCAAGATTGACCGCATTTTGCCCGGCATCGCCGCTGCGGACCTGCCCACCGGGGGCAATATTGTAGATCTTGGCAATACATCTACCTCGGGTGGTGAAGGCTCTATTCGCCGCAACGAAGCCATCAACCTGCGGGTGGCGGCGCTGATCGTAAAAGAACTGCCAAACGGCAATTTCGTGATCGCGGGCCGCCAAGAGGTCAAGGTGAACCAAGAACTGCGCGAATTGCGGGTTGCGGGCATCATCCGGCCACAAGACATTGGCACCTCCAACACCGTTGCCTATGACAAAATCGCCGAGGCCCGCATTGCCTATGGCGGACGCGGTCAGCTGAGTGTAGTGCAGCAACCGCGCTATGGCGAAGACTTCTTGGATGTCATCCTGCCCTATTGATGGCCTGAAATGAAAAAGATTTTGATCATACTCCTCGGGCCCCTCTTGCTGGGCCCGGCTGGGTTTTTTCTGGGGAAAATGCTGGCACCGCCGCCCGTCGTCCCAGAGCCAGTCCCGATCGAAGCCCATGCGACTGCCAACGAAATCCTCTATAAAATGCCCCTTGGCAAGTTCACCATTCAGGTGATGCAGCCCAAGGATATCCTGCATATTATGATCGATTTTGACGTCTATATCGCTGGCGCATCAGAGTTTGAGCGGCTGAACGGCTCTAATGGGCGCACGCGGCTGCGCGACGCCACCATTTCCATCGTGTCAGACATGGCAGAAACCACACTGTGGATTGCACATGGCGAAGAAAAGAATTTGGATTATGCGGTGCTGGCCGAAGATATCACCCGTAAATTGCACCGCCAATTCGGAGCCATCCGCACCGCGAAAATCAATCTATTCTATTCCGCGCGCTCGTCGCGCAAATAGACTTAGCTGGCGGCCAAGATCGCTTCGGCTGGCAAGGTCTCATCCCCATCAAGCTTGAAGTAATTTTGCCCCTCGGTAAACAACACCTCTTGGACCACCGCCTTGCGATAGGTAAAGGCTGTGATCGGGTCGCCATCGCCATTTACGGCCTTGATGGTAAAGGTGTATTTTCCGTCCAAAACCGGGTTGCCGCTGTCGTCCAATCCATCCCAGGTCAGCTGTTGCAGCTCTGTTGAATCCGAGGACAGACCGGTGATTGTGCGCACCACCCTCTCTGTGGTGGGGTCATAAATTTCTGCGGTCACCGTGGCTGCGCCATCGCCCACATTATAGTAAGAGTTGGTCTCACCCGCCGCCAAATGCACCTGGTCCGATGACACGGTCACTTCGCGGCCAATCATGGCAGCGCCCGACACCGACAACAAAGACGCCATTTGGCTGCCCAGATTTTCCAGATTGCTATTGGTTTTCACCGATTGTTCAACCTGGCTTAGCTGCGCCAATTGCGACACAAACTGCGTGCTGTCCATCGGTTCAAGCGGATCCTGATGTTGCACCTGAGCGGTCAACAAGGTCAGAAACCGTGTGTAATCCTCGCCCAATTGCGACAGCGAAGAGGTGCTGTTGTTGGTCGAAGCAGCTGTGCTGCCTGATGTGATTGGTGCCAAACCCATGCCGCGTCCTTACGTCATCAAATCCAATTGCCCGCCGCCAATTTTTGCGGTCTGGGATGTGTCTTCTATCTCGTCGGTGGCCTCAAGCGCGCCATCGCTAAATTCATTGCCCCCCGACCCAGAGCCGTTTTCGCCCTGATCTGGATTCTTCGAATATTCCTGAAACTCAACCGAACCCTGACCAACATCCGCGATCACTTGCGCCAGCAGGTCGCGCTCTTCGCGCAAGCTGTTTAAAACATGAGCATTTTCTGCCCGAACCACCACAGCCAAAGAGCCATCTGCGCGGGTTTTCAACTCGACTTCGATGCTGCCAAGTCCGCGTGGTGTCAGCTCGACCTTGGTCACGCCCTCTTGCAAATCAACAGCGCGCACCTGCTGGATAAGTGCGCTGGCAAACCGCGGCGATTGCGCCTCGGGGCTGCGCGCCTGAGCTGTCGCCTGCGCCGAAGTGCTGTCCAGAGTTTGGGCCGCATCAATGCGCAACGCCGGTGTGTCACTCAGCGGTGTCGCCAGCAATTCGCGCGGCACTTCGATGGCCCCGCCCACCATTTTCTCTAGGGCGGCAAATGCGGTTGATTGCGCCTTGGCGCTGGGGGCAAACAAAGCTGCCATCATACGATCTGACAAGGGTTTGATATCTGACGGCAGGCTTTGCGGCGCGATATTTGGCAGCACCACATCCTCTAATGACGGGCTTTGTGTTGGTTGCGCTGCGGACAAAACCAAAGAGGCCGCGTTGGTTGCTAGATTTTGCGTGCCTGTCACGGGTGCTTGGGCACCCGTTGATTGCCCAAACACGATGGGGGCCTGCGCACTGTTGGCGGCTTTTTTCGGGGCACCCAAGTGGGTTGCTGCGTCCTTTGCCTGCCCCGCAACACCGGCAGGCTGTTGCGTCAGGCCTTGTGTGACAGCAGCTTGTTTTGCACCATCTACATTTGGACCCATATTGGCATTCAAAGCCATATTCTGCATAAATTCAACGACTTGAGACCGCACACGCAAAGTGACTTCGACAAGTGCGGCCAGCACGTCGGGCACCGTTGCCACGGCATCATTGACCAGGACGTTCAAGTCAATGTCCGTTGCTGTTGTCGCCTGCCCGACAAGAGCCGTTGAATCGGCTGTAAACGCCGCCAACTTCTCTTGCAGCTCGGTCATAAACGCGCCGCCGGTCAGTGTGTCTAACTGCTCCAGCACCGCGGCCAAATCCTGAAACGTGCTGCTGATAACTTCGGCTGGCTCCACGGGTTGACCATCGGTTTGCGCCAAACTCTCAAGCCGCGTGATGATATCGCCCAGGTTTTGCAGAGCCTCTTGCAAGGCCTTTGCAGTCACCGGGTTTGCCAGTGCCAGATCGCCCCTTTGGAGGCTGGTTTGTTGGCCAACCTGCCCTAATATCATCGCCGCAAAGCCCTGCGCGCCCGCATTCAAAACTGCGGCGTTATCCGTGGATGCCGCAGGTGCCAGCGCGGCCATTGCAGATGATTTTCCCGGTGCGCTCGCCGTGCCCAAAAGCGCCATCACCGGATTATTTGATGCTGTTTGCATAGCCTAACCCGCCATCGCTGTGGTGACGCCGCGCGACAGCAAGGCGAATTTCATACGTGACATGGCGCGCCGTTCAATTTGCCGCAATCGCGCCCGTCCAACACCCAATCGTTTGGCAATATCGTCGACCGATTCTGGCACCCGGCGCAGGTTGCGTGAAATCACGATATCTTGTTCGACATCGCCCAGCTCTTTTAGCGCCTCCAGCATGACGCGACGCATTTCCGCGTTGCCTGATTCAGCAATCGCATGCTCTTCGGGGGTTGGCGCATCTGAACGCAAGGACTCGTCGAGTTCGCCATCAAGCGCCTCGACCACACCGGGCATAAAGGCCAAGGCCTCAGAGCTCAGGCTTGCTTCTATTTCACGTCCCTTGGGCACATCAACAATGTGCTTAAGCCGCGTATTGGCCTTGCGCACATAATTTAACACCCACCAATGCGCATAGGTCGAGAACCGCACCTGCTTGGCGGGTTCAAATCGATCTGCGGCGTGGATTAAACCAATCATGCCTTCGGCGACCAAATCGTCGTGATGATCGGGGTTTGAATTCAGGCGTCGCGCGCAAGAATGAATTTGACGGGCGTGCGAAGTGATCAACACCTGCAACGACGCCCGATCCTTTTTGATTTGCCATTGCTGGATCAAATCGCGCTCCTGCTCTGCCTCCAATAACGGCGCGTCAAGCGCCGCTGAATACGAAATTGCCATGTACTGCCTCGCGAAATCTATGTTTCGTTAAGGATTACAAGACCACAGTCGCAAGGATGAGCAAAGATAAATCTGATTAACAGAAGATTAAATCAACTGCGCGTTGCACTTTAATGACAAGAAGAAACGGATTATTGCATGCGCGATGCGCTGGGGTGGGAAATATGCCCGGTTGCCGCAAAAGATGTCGTGAAATCAAGCGCTGTGCTGTCACCAGCGCGGCGGTTTACATCAGAAATCTGAATAGACTGTCCTTGCTTGGTCATTTGCAGAATGACGTTCCCAAGCAATTCCCCAAGGCGATTGCCCGAATAGTCCTTGGCGTCGGAAAAACCCTGCGGTTGCACCAGGACCAATGCGCCATAAGGCACATCCAAACCCAGTTCCTCGGCCAGCACATCCCCCAAAGAGATGCCCGGCAGAACCTCGGCACTTTCCATCATGGCAATGGGTTGGGACAGGTCGCGTTTAGAGGTCAGGGTGATCACCGGCAGGTCCATGACCGATTCCATCAGCCCGGTTAAGGGTGAAACCAGTGCTGGCTGCTCCAGAGCGACATCGCCACTCCATATCTGCCCGATCAACTTTGTGTGTCCCACTATATATTCCCCTAGGCCATATATATGTATGCAGACTAGATTAGATTGTTTCCAATCAAAGGAGAATTACCTCTTTGTAAAGATGTGGGCACTCGCCCAAAAGTCGAGATTTGGTGTCAAAGCGAGATTTAGAGCAGGTCTAAGTTGTAGTTCACCCCAAAAACTCTCGGATTTATTCTTATTCCTAAAGAACCTGACAACATTTTGCGGGATGAAAAAAGTTATCCACAACCAGTTGTATGCGCACCGATAGTTGACACAAGCTGAAAGAGAGCTGTGGATATTTACAATTCTCTTCTTGACAGGGAATCTCGACGCAATCACTCAACCCAAGAGGTTCTGGTAGCCCTCTGCGTCCACCGTCAGCACATAGCCGGCGGATCGCACGGTATTCACCGTCACATGCGCGCCAAACACCGATGTCAATTTCTTGCGGATATTGGCGACATGCACGTCAAACTTGCGATCTCCATAGTCCCAGGGTCGTTGGTCCATCGCATAACTTAACGTGTCCCGGGTCACCACCTCGCCATTGTTGCTGATCAGAATATGGGCAATTTGCGCCTCGACCGTGGTCAAACCGGCGCGGCTGGCAATATAAGCTTCGGAATCCCAATGCGAGCTGTCACGCAACAGGGCTTCGTCAGCCGCGTCTGACATAATACCAATCCGGGCGCGCAACCGCAGCGCCAGCTCTCGCAGTGTAAAAGGCGCGCGGATCACGTCATCTGCCCCCGCCAAAAATGCTGTCTCTGCTTCGCAGGGCGAAGATTGGCGGTCAATCACAAGGATAAAAATTCCGCCGATCTCTTGCAGCCGCGCAATCAAATCGTCGCGATCAGCCAGCTTGCCCAAAATCGCCACTCTGGGCCGTGCGCCTGCCTCTAACGCAGTCACCGCATTGTCGCCACTGACCAAAACCTCGGCGGAAAAACCGCAGATCACGTCAAACAAATGGCGCAACGACAGCGCCATTCCGGGGTCTGTATCCACGATCATCACAAAGGGAGAACTGGGCGTCATCACGGGCATCATCCTAGTTTGCGACTCAGGGTTTACCAAATCCCTCAAATAATGGGCAGCCTTTGCAGGGCTATTTCCAAGGAATCGCGACAAAATCACCGCGCAGAGGATCAAGAACAGCCAAAAAACGCCCGCAGAACAGGCATGAATAACCCAGCTTTAACCATTTTTTCTATTTGCGCCGTTTTTTTGGCAAAAATTTAACCCAAAGAACAATATTGTAGATGTGAGGTCGCAGAATGCACCCGAAAAACTCAGAATGGAGTGACAGCTATGGCAGGGACTCTGGCTATGAACGTTGGCGCATGTGCCGCTACGTTTGCCGTCGCGCGTATTAATGCGTTGTTGGCGTCCACGGACACCGACCGCTTTACAAAAGAAATCCTTCAATCAACCCGCCGCGTACTTTCTGCTGATGCAAGTGCATCACAAGTGTATGCCGCCGAGGTGAAGGCC from Cognatishimia sp. WU-CL00825 includes:
- the flgG gene encoding flagellar basal-body rod protein FlgG, with product MKALGIAATGMLAQQTNVDVIANNIANANTTGFKSGRAAFQDLIYQSVLQEGALTSTDGTARPVGLNVGLGVQGAGVVRLNTQGGLIQTANQLDLAIEGNGYFVVNRPDGTLAYTRSGNFNLSAEGQIVTLDGYEVDPGVNVPSGTREIAINAQGVVMAYVDNETTPVELGQLSMATFLNDAGMKPIGNNLLEETTASGEATTVTPGDPGVGVIRQGHLENSNVNIIQQITDLISAQRAYEMNSKSIETADQMLQTANQIK
- the flgA gene encoding flagellar basal body P-ring formation chaperone FlgA, with the translated sequence MMQRALHKLLAAVVATTLTCVTAGSAFAAQITDLIAERATQEYGPAMPANGRFSIRMDQSLPDSGEYIQEFWIDRDTGQFIANIITDRGGIQRVWGLAVLTVPVPVVNRRIMPNEIIAATDVETIEMPWARVHAFAVTEVAQLQGMQVRRMLSPGRPVHHQSVIPPIVVSRGQRVTIELQHGPLKLSAIGKAIGDAHKGQEVRVVNLASNKTIIAIALSDGVVEAQF
- the flgH gene encoding flagellar basal body L-ring protein FlgH → MTLRSAFLSRKKARFVTLIATAALVGLAGCTEKYKEHRNPQFSEMDAAPIAEVNRISVPMPATEPHRRAKRAEASSLWSRGTSSFFDDQRAQMVGDILTVVINIKDDAQLRNQSERSRTSTQDVNDPVFFGYGGKIDRILPGIAAADLPTGGNIVDLGNTSTSGGEGSIRRNEAINLRVAALIVKELPNGNFVIAGRQEVKVNQELRELRVAGIIRPQDIGTSNTVAYDKIAEARIAYGGRGQLSVVQQPRYGEDFLDVILPY
- a CDS encoding flagellar biosynthesis protein FlgH; its protein translation is MKKILIILLGPLLLGPAGFFLGKMLAPPPVVPEPVPIEAHATANEILYKMPLGKFTIQVMQPKDILHIMIDFDVYIAGASEFERLNGSNGRTRLRDATISIVSDMAETTLWIAHGEEKNLDYAVLAEDITRKLHRQFGAIRTAKINLFYSARSSRK
- a CDS encoding flagellar hook assembly protein FlgD; translated protein: MGLAPITSGSTAASTNNSTSSLSQLGEDYTRFLTLLTAQVQHQDPLEPMDSTQFVSQLAQLSQVEQSVKTNSNLENLGSQMASLLSVSGAAMIGREVTVSSDQVHLAAGETNSYYNVGDGAATVTAEIYDPTTERVVRTITGLSSDSTELQQLTWDGLDDSGNPVLDGKYTFTIKAVNGDGDPITAFTYRKAVVQEVLFTEGQNYFKLDGDETLPAEAILAAS
- a CDS encoding flagellar hook-length control protein FliK; the encoded protein is MQTASNNPVMALLGTASAPGKSSAMAALAPAASTDNAAVLNAGAQGFAAMILGQVGQQTSLQRGDLALANPVTAKALQEALQNLGDIITRLESLAQTDGQPVEPAEVISSTFQDLAAVLEQLDTLTGGAFMTELQEKLAAFTADSTALVGQATTATDIDLNVLVNDAVATVPDVLAALVEVTLRVRSQVVEFMQNMALNANMGPNVDGAKQAAVTQGLTQQPAGVAGQAKDAATHLGAPKKAANSAQAPIVFGQSTGAQAPVTGTQNLATNAASLVLSAAQPTQSPSLEDVVLPNIAPQSLPSDIKPLSDRMMAALFAPSAKAQSTAFAALEKMVGGAIEVPRELLATPLSDTPALRIDAAQTLDSTSAQATAQARSPEAQSPRFASALIQQVRAVDLQEGVTKVELTPRGLGSIEVELKTRADGSLAVVVRAENAHVLNSLREERDLLAQVIADVGQGSVEFQEYSKNPDQGENGSGSGGNEFSDGALEATDEIEDTSQTAKIGGGQLDLMT
- a CDS encoding sigma-70 family RNA polymerase sigma factor; this translates as MAISYSAALDAPLLEAEQERDLIQQWQIKKDRASLQVLITSHARQIHSCARRLNSNPDHHDDLVAEGMIGLIHAADRFEPAKQVRFSTYAHWWVLNYVRKANTRLKHIVDVPKGREIEASLSSEALAFMPGVVEALDGELDESLRSDAPTPEEHAIAESGNAEMRRVMLEALKELGDVEQDIVISRNLRRVPESVDDIAKRLGVGRARLRQIERRAMSRMKFALLSRGVTTAMAG
- a CDS encoding winged helix-turn-helix domain-containing protein yields the protein MTPSSPFVMIVDTDPGMALSLRHLFDVICGFSAEVLVSGDNAVTALEAGARPRVAILGKLADRDDLIARLQEIGGIFILVIDRQSSPCEAETAFLAGADDVIRAPFTLRELALRLRARIGIMSDAADEALLRDSSHWDSEAYIASRAGLTTVEAQIAHILISNNGEVVTRDTLSYAMDQRPWDYGDRKFDVHVANIRKKLTSVFGAHVTVNTVRSAGYVLTVDAEGYQNLLG